In a single window of the Amycolatopsis sp. cg5 genome:
- a CDS encoding AAA domain-containing protein → MDTSLAGRARRLFEFLRGAQRLKSSPVRSVDVYQREGEVIWLSDVPEHPAITVLEEGGEGPLLAVERVVVADPPDPGDELGRWLTEPLDEPDQEPSLRESIVEPSDEDTPKTLELSDFPRMRARYSSWFARWESWAHQAQTDRPARDLYGRLHQIYIKSTESPEDFELIVGTGCLSWQPIKRHLLTCAVSVHFDDRTGVIEVRAVESSEPVRLELDMVDPGLITAPEKINEIQADVKAYEGPALDRAATGDFIRRLVHSLDPDGEYRDENEHSPAGRHAVAAFAPALILRRRTYQGLIEIFDTVLAQLDRTGEVPDGLIPLLDPDHVPSAPEAAGEGAIMDVDGEPFLPMPVNDKQLSVIRRVDVLAQTLVQGPPGTGKTHTAAALISHLLAQGKRVLVTAQTDRALREVREKLPEEIKPLAVAVVGTSREDMADLKLAVQEIAAAASDHDAEANSQVIRDHLATIDRLTRERAELHSRLLEAREREVRDREHQGYRGTLSAIAQRITAERDQYGWLDHAAGEAPLTSWEATEWLGFLLDEGLEADEAQARSQLIEVDRLPDPARFARLVADERVATEQAQRFARVVRHPAFVAVSRLEPGQRAEVRQRLRDLAAETEQLAGRREQWLADALRDVRCGRADPWRARAATIAGLVSTCDTSVGRVGPLVEVSVREGDLGGHVALATEVRRFLDGGGAIKTMADGAPKIGAFAHKTVKQAQPLFDAVRVDGVAPTSIPRLETFIAWAEATKALTALDRAWPENTVIPPEDTVQERLQWHVTELAQLHRVLALADRLSAEEQRLQWLKLPPPNWTELADVRWYAGLVDAVSAQEALAAARKPLVELETFVGETAQWTDAARCVAELLGAVRSRRHEEFAAAQGKLARMWQVRQQASRRDELASRLGDAAPELRREIEETRHESVWQSRIPGFAEAWRWAATRAWVTDLDAIDVNAVQSQISGIERSLRKEVEAVAASRAWDHAASPGRLSGTARADLTQYAQLVQRAGKNTGAYRHQRRAEIRKAMDRCRPSVPVWIMPIYRIAEQLRVRPDMFDVVVVDEASQAGTEAVFLQYLAKKIVVIGDDKQVSPSAVGVDQQELRDLARQYLADDRYRDSWQDPKRSLFDEAKMRYGGLITLTEHRRCVPEIIGFSNRIAYEPDGIRLIPVRQYGVDRLEPVKAVYLADGYERGVTHKSNPVEAEAIAEQIEKCVADPAYDGKTFGVISLLGPTQAKTIESLLLARIPREEWASRNLRCGDAADFQGSERDVMFLSMVAAPAPDKRMAALTQEQYVQRFNVAVSRAKDQVWVFHSVRPDELPNRECMRFQLLDYSYGVINRGREDVVCEVVPEDRRVEPFDSLFEQRVFNRIVDRGYTVIPQYPAQGYRIDLVIVGGHGRLAVECDGDQWHGPDAYDHDLARQRDLERCGWRFVRIPGSAFDVDPAAALAGLWQILSDEEIRPAGWTPVVVAEPEWPAEAGVLEIVSPDAYVEYSGIQPPVAEVSRNELIEGIAEIVAVEGPMLGERIHRVYIQSSGGRRVGSELARSLNSAVSLAVRRGVLLADDPLGQSGVRPITYRLPDQPPVRLRELGPRDLHDMPPRELAAVLSEVAETLGWADEEALFRAVLDRLGLKRLTANVRSHLADVAVLARGADNP, encoded by the coding sequence GCTACAGCAGCTGGTTCGCGCGCTGGGAGTCGTGGGCGCACCAGGCGCAGACCGACCGCCCGGCCCGTGACCTCTACGGGAGGCTCCACCAGATCTACATCAAGTCCACGGAGAGTCCGGAGGACTTCGAGCTCATCGTCGGCACCGGCTGCTTGAGCTGGCAGCCGATCAAACGGCATCTGCTGACCTGCGCCGTTTCCGTCCATTTCGACGACCGGACCGGGGTGATCGAGGTCCGTGCCGTCGAGTCGAGCGAGCCCGTGCGGCTCGAACTCGACATGGTCGACCCTGGACTGATCACCGCGCCCGAGAAGATCAACGAGATCCAGGCGGACGTCAAAGCTTATGAAGGACCAGCGCTGGATCGGGCCGCCACCGGCGACTTCATCCGCAGGCTCGTGCACAGCCTCGATCCCGACGGCGAGTACCGCGACGAGAACGAGCACTCACCGGCCGGCAGGCACGCGGTCGCCGCGTTCGCGCCCGCGCTCATCCTGCGCAGGCGCACCTACCAGGGCCTGATCGAAATCTTCGACACCGTGCTCGCCCAGCTCGACCGGACCGGCGAGGTGCCGGACGGGCTGATCCCGCTGCTCGATCCCGATCATGTGCCGTCCGCGCCGGAGGCCGCCGGCGAGGGCGCGATCATGGACGTCGACGGCGAGCCGTTCCTGCCGATGCCGGTCAACGACAAGCAGTTGTCGGTCATCAGGCGCGTCGACGTGCTCGCCCAGACTCTGGTGCAGGGGCCGCCGGGCACCGGCAAGACGCACACCGCCGCCGCGTTGATCTCCCATCTGCTCGCGCAGGGCAAGCGGGTGCTGGTCACCGCGCAGACCGATCGCGCGCTGCGCGAGGTTCGCGAGAAGCTGCCCGAGGAGATCAAGCCGCTCGCCGTGGCCGTCGTCGGCACCTCACGCGAGGACATGGCCGACCTCAAACTCGCCGTGCAGGAGATCGCCGCCGCCGCGAGCGATCACGACGCCGAGGCGAACTCGCAGGTCATCCGGGACCATCTCGCCACGATCGACCGGCTGACCCGCGAACGCGCCGAGCTGCACAGCAGGCTGCTCGAAGCGCGGGAACGCGAGGTCAGGGACCGCGAACACCAGGGTTACCGCGGCACGCTGTCGGCGATCGCCCAGCGGATCACCGCCGAGCGGGACCAGTACGGCTGGCTCGACCATGCCGCCGGCGAAGCGCCGCTGACCAGCTGGGAAGCGACGGAATGGCTCGGTTTTCTGCTCGACGAAGGGCTCGAAGCCGACGAAGCGCAGGCCCGCTCCCAGCTGATCGAGGTGGACCGGCTGCCCGACCCGGCCCGGTTCGCGCGCCTGGTCGCGGACGAACGTGTCGCGACCGAGCAGGCGCAGCGGTTCGCGCGCGTGGTCAGGCATCCGGCGTTCGTCGCGGTGTCGAGGCTGGAACCCGGTCAGCGCGCCGAGGTCCGGCAGCGGCTGCGTGACCTCGCCGCCGAGACCGAGCAGCTCGCGGGCCGCCGGGAGCAGTGGCTGGCCGACGCGCTGCGTGATGTCCGATGTGGACGTGCGGACCCCTGGCGGGCACGGGCCGCGACCATCGCGGGTTTGGTGTCCACTTGCGACACTTCGGTCGGCAGGGTCGGCCCGCTGGTCGAGGTTTCGGTGCGGGAAGGCGATCTCGGGGGACATGTCGCGCTGGCCACCGAGGTGCGGAGGTTCCTCGACGGCGGCGGGGCGATCAAGACCATGGCCGACGGCGCGCCCAAGATCGGCGCCTTCGCGCACAAGACCGTCAAACAGGCGCAGCCGCTGTTCGACGCGGTCAGGGTCGACGGTGTCGCGCCGACGTCGATTCCGCGGCTGGAGACGTTCATCGCGTGGGCCGAGGCGACCAAGGCGCTGACCGCGCTGGACCGCGCGTGGCCGGAGAACACCGTCATCCCGCCCGAGGACACCGTCCAGGAGCGGCTGCAATGGCATGTCACCGAGCTCGCCCAGCTGCACCGGGTGCTCGCGCTCGCCGACCGGCTGAGCGCCGAGGAGCAGCGGCTCCAGTGGCTGAAGCTCCCGCCGCCGAACTGGACCGAGCTCGCCGATGTCCGCTGGTACGCGGGTCTCGTCGACGCCGTCTCGGCGCAGGAAGCCTTGGCAGCGGCCAGAAAGCCACTCGTCGAGCTGGAGACGTTCGTCGGTGAGACGGCACAGTGGACGGACGCCGCGCGGTGCGTCGCGGAACTGCTGGGCGCGGTGCGGAGTCGCCGTCATGAGGAATTCGCCGCCGCGCAAGGGAAACTGGCCAGAATGTGGCAGGTCCGGCAGCAGGCGTCACGCCGCGACGAGCTTGCGTCCCGACTCGGCGACGCCGCGCCGGAACTGCGTCGCGAGATCGAGGAAACCCGGCACGAAAGCGTTTGGCAGTCGAGGATTCCGGGATTCGCGGAGGCCTGGCGCTGGGCGGCGACCCGAGCCTGGGTGACCGATTTGGACGCGATCGACGTCAACGCGGTGCAGTCCCAGATCAGCGGCATCGAGCGGAGCCTGCGCAAGGAGGTCGAGGCCGTCGCGGCCAGCCGGGCTTGGGACCACGCCGCGTCGCCGGGCAGGCTCAGCGGCACCGCCCGCGCCGACCTGACCCAGTACGCGCAGCTGGTGCAGCGGGCAGGCAAGAACACCGGCGCCTACCGGCACCAGCGCCGCGCCGAGATCCGCAAGGCGATGGACCGGTGCCGCCCGTCCGTGCCGGTGTGGATCATGCCGATCTACCGCATCGCCGAGCAGCTGCGGGTGCGGCCGGACATGTTCGACGTGGTGGTGGTCGACGAGGCGTCGCAGGCGGGCACCGAGGCCGTCTTCCTGCAGTACCTGGCCAAGAAGATCGTCGTGATCGGCGACGACAAGCAGGTCTCGCCGTCCGCGGTCGGCGTCGACCAGCAGGAACTGCGTGACCTCGCGCGGCAGTACCTGGCCGACGACCGGTACCGCGATTCCTGGCAGGACCCGAAGCGGAGTCTCTTCGACGAGGCCAAGATGCGCTACGGCGGGCTGATCACGCTGACCGAGCATCGCCGGTGTGTGCCCGAGATCATCGGGTTCTCGAACCGGATCGCCTACGAGCCGGACGGCATCAGGCTGATCCCCGTCCGGCAGTACGGAGTGGACAGACTCGAACCGGTCAAGGCGGTCTACCTCGCGGACGGCTACGAGCGCGGCGTCACGCACAAGAGCAACCCGGTCGAGGCGGAGGCGATCGCCGAGCAGATCGAGAAGTGCGTCGCCGATCCGGCTTACGACGGCAAGACGTTCGGCGTGATCTCGCTGCTCGGTCCCACCCAGGCGAAGACGATCGAGTCGCTGCTGCTCGCGCGGATCCCGCGCGAGGAATGGGCGAGCCGGAACCTGCGCTGCGGGGACGCCGCGGACTTCCAGGGTTCCGAGCGGGACGTGATGTTCCTGTCGATGGTGGCCGCACCGGCGCCGGACAAGCGCATGGCGGCGCTGACGCAGGAGCAGTACGTCCAGCGGTTCAATGTCGCCGTCTCACGGGCGAAAGACCAGGTCTGGGTGTTCCACTCGGTGCGGCCGGACGAGCTGCCGAACCGGGAGTGCATGCGGTTCCAGCTGCTCGACTACAGCTACGGCGTGATCAACCGCGGACGTGAGGACGTGGTGTGCGAGGTGGTGCCGGAGGACCGGCGCGTCGAGCCGTTCGATTCGCTGTTCGAGCAGCGGGTGTTCAACCGGATCGTGGATCGCGGTTACACGGTGATCCCGCAGTATCCCGCGCAGGGGTATCGGATCGACCTGGTGATCGTCGGCGGGCACGGCAGGCTGGCGGTCGAATGCGACGGCGACCAGTGGCACGGGCCCGACGCCTATGACCACGACCTCGCGCGGCAGCGTGACCTCGAACGCTGTGGCTGGCGGTTCGTCCGTATCCCGGGGTCCGCGTTCGACGTCGACCCGGCGGCCGCGCTCGCGGGACTGTGGCAGATCTTGAGCGACGAGGAGATCCGGCCCGCGGGCTGGACACCGGTGGTGGTCGCTGAGCCCGAGTGGCCCGCGGAGGCGGGTGTGCTCGAAATCGTCTCGCCGGACGCGTACGTGGAGTATTCGGGCATCCAGCCGCCGGTCGCGGAGGTGTCGCGGAACGAGCTGATCGAGGGGATCGCGGAGATCGTCGCGGTCGAAGGCCCGATGCTCGGCGAGCGGATCCACCGCGTCTACATCCAGAGTTCGGGCGGCCGCCGGGTCGGCTCGGAGCTGGCCCGTTCGCTCAATTCCGCTGTCAGCCTCGCCGTCCGTCGCGGGGTGCTGCTCGCAGACGACCCGCTGGGGCAATCGGGGGTCCGGCCGATCACCTACCGCCTGCCCGACCAGCCGCCGGTGCGGCTCCGGGAGCTGGGACCGCGTGACCTTCACGACATGCCGCCGCGCGAACTGGCCGCGGTCCTGTCCGAAGTGGCCGAAACCCTGGGCTGGGCCGACGAGGAGGCGCTCTTCCGCGCGGTGCTCGACAGGCTCGGCCTGAAGCGCCTCACCGCCAACGTCCGCTCCCACCTGGCCGACGTCGCCGTCCTCGCCCGAGGCGCGGACAACCCGTGA
- a CDS encoding YceI family protein, with protein MSAPTQIPGYVTGTWAIDTAHSDVAYSVKHLGIAKSRGNFTGFGGTVVTAENILDSHVTVEIDAASVASGNGQRDDHLKTGDFFDVANHPTITFRSTGIREDGDDYKIDGELTWRGVTVPVTLDAEFNGINPNPSNNNVDTIGVSAAATVNRRDFGVGPEGNAFLSEKVKIEIELQAALQA; from the coding sequence ATGAGCGCACCGACTCAGATCCCCGGCTACGTCACCGGCACCTGGGCCATCGACACCGCCCACTCGGACGTCGCCTACAGCGTCAAGCACCTGGGGATCGCCAAGTCGCGTGGCAACTTCACCGGCTTCGGCGGCACGGTCGTGACGGCGGAGAACATCCTCGACTCGCACGTCACGGTCGAGATCGACGCGGCCTCGGTCGCCAGCGGCAACGGCCAGCGCGACGACCACCTGAAGACCGGCGACTTCTTCGACGTCGCGAACCACCCGACCATCACCTTCCGGTCGACCGGCATCCGTGAGGACGGCGACGACTACAAGATCGACGGCGAGCTGACCTGGCGTGGCGTGACCGTCCCGGTCACCCTCGACGCGGAGTTCAACGGCATCAACCCGAACCCGTCGAACAACAACGTCGACACCATCGGCGTCTCCGCCGCGGCCACGGTCAACCGCCGCGACTTCGGCGTCGGCCCCGAGGGCAACGCCTTCCTGTCCGAGAAGGTCAAGATCGAGATCGAGCTCCAGGCCGCGCTGCAGGCCTGA
- a CDS encoding MarR family winged helix-turn-helix transcriptional regulator, whose translation MSETRWLSEDEQNVWREFSAATGMLMAHIEGQLQHESGMPHTYYGVLVALSEAPGRRLRMSELADARKASRSRLSHAVARLEANGWVRRESCGSDKRGAWAILTDRGFAALEAAAPGHVETVRESLFDPLTPEQVKTLGEISRAIRSNLSPRCEAARAAMEAAEAE comes from the coding sequence ATGTCCGAAACCCGATGGCTCAGCGAAGACGAGCAGAACGTCTGGCGTGAGTTCAGCGCGGCCACCGGGATGCTCATGGCGCACATCGAAGGTCAGCTGCAGCACGAATCCGGCATGCCGCACACGTATTACGGCGTGCTCGTCGCACTGTCCGAAGCGCCGGGACGGCGCCTGCGCATGAGCGAACTCGCCGACGCGCGCAAGGCGTCGCGCAGCCGCCTGTCCCATGCCGTCGCCAGGCTCGAAGCGAACGGCTGGGTCCGGCGCGAGTCGTGCGGCAGCGACAAGCGCGGCGCGTGGGCGATCCTCACCGACCGCGGGTTCGCCGCGCTCGAAGCCGCCGCGCCCGGCCACGTCGAGACCGTGCGGGAGAGCCTGTTCGACCCGCTGACCCCCGAACAGGTGAAGACGCTCGGCGAGATCAGCAGGGCGATCCGCAGCAACCTCTCACCGCGCTGCGAGGCCGCGAGGGCGGCCATGGAAGCCGCCGAAGCAGAGTGA
- the pgsA gene encoding phosphatidylinositol phosphate synthase has protein sequence MLNIFARESVSRVTDPIGKALVRLGLSPNAMTVIGTAGAIVCALVFFPNGWLLTGTFTVWGFAMLDLLDGAMARARGYGTPFGAVLDATCDRLVDGALFAAIAWWCFARDDNHPAAAAALICLVLAQVISYVKARAEASGFSADGGLVERAERLIIALVGTGLHGFGVPYTVDISLWLLAALSVVTLLQRMAAVAKAAREAKKA, from the coding sequence ATGCTCAACATCTTCGCGCGTGAATCCGTCTCCCGCGTCACCGATCCGATCGGCAAGGCGCTGGTGCGCCTCGGCCTGTCCCCGAACGCCATGACCGTGATCGGGACAGCGGGCGCGATCGTCTGCGCGCTGGTGTTCTTCCCCAATGGCTGGCTGCTCACGGGCACGTTCACCGTGTGGGGCTTCGCGATGCTGGACCTGCTCGACGGCGCGATGGCCAGGGCGCGCGGCTACGGCACCCCGTTCGGCGCGGTGCTCGACGCGACCTGCGACCGGCTGGTCGACGGCGCGCTGTTCGCCGCCATCGCCTGGTGGTGCTTCGCGCGGGACGACAACCACCCCGCCGCCGCGGCCGCGCTGATCTGCCTGGTGCTCGCGCAGGTCATCTCCTACGTCAAGGCCCGCGCGGAGGCCTCCGGCTTCTCCGCAGACGGCGGGCTGGTCGAACGGGCCGAGCGGCTGATCATCGCGCTGGTCGGCACCGGCCTGCACGGGTTCGGCGTCCCGTACACCGTGGACATCTCGCTCTGGCTGCTCGCGGCGCTCTCGGTGGTCACGCTGCTGCAACGGATGGCCGCGGTGGCGAAGGCGGCCAGGGAGGCGAAAAAAGCATGA
- a CDS encoding phosphatidylinositol mannoside acyltransferase, with the protein MSFAGRLADWGYAAGWQLAKMLPESTGSGLFSLGADLASRRDGAGVQQLRKNLARVVPQADATELDELTKRAMRSYARYWHESFRLPSMDHKEVSRKVAGLITGVENLDAALAEGNGAVMALPHSGNWDAAGVWLADYLGGFTTVVERLKPESLFKRFVAYRESLGFEIVPLTGDSAAMRVLLKRLRENKAICLVGDRDLTNSGVPVKFFGEQTRMPGGPARLAAATGAALIPAGCWFTNDGWQIRLHPRIRVNAREEVPAATQALADIFAGDIAAHPTDWHMLQKFWIADLEAEHRVSLGT; encoded by the coding sequence ATGAGCTTCGCTGGACGCCTGGCCGACTGGGGCTACGCCGCAGGCTGGCAGCTCGCCAAGATGCTGCCAGAGTCGACCGGCTCCGGGCTGTTCTCGCTCGGCGCGGACCTGGCGTCCCGCCGCGACGGCGCCGGCGTCCAGCAGCTGCGGAAGAACCTGGCCAGGGTCGTCCCGCAGGCCGACGCGACCGAGCTGGACGAGCTCACCAAGCGCGCGATGCGCTCGTACGCCCGGTACTGGCACGAGTCGTTCCGCCTGCCGTCGATGGACCACAAGGAGGTCAGCCGCAAGGTCGCGGGCCTGATCACCGGCGTGGAAAACCTCGACGCCGCGCTCGCCGAGGGCAACGGCGCGGTGATGGCGCTGCCGCACAGCGGCAACTGGGACGCAGCCGGCGTCTGGCTCGCCGACTACCTCGGCGGGTTCACCACGGTCGTCGAGCGGCTGAAGCCCGAGTCGCTGTTCAAGCGCTTCGTCGCCTACCGCGAGTCGCTCGGCTTCGAGATCGTGCCGCTGACCGGCGACAGCGCGGCCATGCGCGTGCTGCTCAAGCGCCTGCGCGAGAACAAGGCGATCTGCCTGGTCGGCGACCGCGACCTCACCAACTCCGGCGTCCCGGTGAAGTTCTTCGGCGAGCAGACCCGCATGCCAGGCGGCCCGGCGCGGCTCGCGGCGGCGACCGGCGCCGCGCTCATCCCGGCGGGCTGCTGGTTCACCAACGACGGCTGGCAGATCCGCCTGCACCCGCGCATCAGGGTCAACGCGCGCGAGGAGGTGCCCGCCGCCACGCAGGCGCTGGCCGACATCTTCGCCGGCGACATCGCCGCCCATCCGACCGACTGGCACATGCTGCAGAAGTTCTGGATCGCCGACCTCGAGGCCGAGCACCGAGTCAGCCTGGGCACATGA
- a CDS encoding glycosyltransferase family 4 protein: MKIGIVCPYSFDVPGGVQGHVVDLARVLIDRGHTVSVLAPADEDSDVPSFVHPAGKALGIPYNGSVARLQFGPVSYARVRRWLHDGDFDVLHLHEPAVPSLSLLALKIADGPIVATFHTATTRSRTLAAFQPVLRPLLEKITARIAVSALARRVQVEHAGGDAVEIPNGVDTDFFATAKPLDGYPRHGGTVGFVGRFTEPRKGMGILLEALRLLLPEFPELRLLVVGRGDADELRREAGPALAPHLELLGQVDDGMKARALRSVDVYCAPNTGGESFGMILTEAMAAGTPVLASNLDSFRRVLDDGRAGVLAETGDPVALASALRELLEDPARRLSLAAAAGERVAIFDWSVVATQVLRVYETAVAADPRHVSESEREFS; encoded by the coding sequence ATGAAGATCGGCATCGTCTGCCCGTATTCGTTCGACGTGCCCGGCGGCGTCCAGGGGCATGTGGTCGACCTCGCCAGGGTGCTGATCGACCGCGGCCACACCGTGTCCGTGCTCGCGCCCGCCGACGAGGACTCCGACGTACCGTCCTTTGTGCACCCCGCAGGCAAGGCACTCGGCATCCCCTACAACGGTTCGGTCGCCCGCCTCCAGTTCGGCCCGGTGTCCTACGCCCGCGTCCGGCGCTGGCTGCACGACGGCGACTTCGACGTGCTGCACCTGCACGAGCCCGCGGTGCCCAGCCTTTCGCTGCTGGCACTGAAGATCGCGGACGGCCCGATCGTCGCGACGTTCCACACGGCCACCACCCGCTCCCGCACGCTCGCCGCCTTCCAGCCGGTGCTGCGCCCCCTGCTGGAGAAGATCACCGCGCGCATCGCGGTATCGGCGCTCGCGCGCCGCGTCCAGGTCGAGCATGCCGGCGGGGACGCGGTCGAGATCCCGAACGGCGTCGACACGGACTTCTTCGCCACGGCCAAGCCACTCGACGGCTACCCGAGGCACGGCGGCACAGTCGGTTTCGTCGGCCGCTTCACTGAGCCACGCAAGGGAATGGGCATCCTTCTCGAGGCACTTCGCTTGCTGCTGCCCGAATTCCCGGAACTGCGCCTGCTGGTCGTCGGCCGAGGCGACGCCGACGAGCTGCGCCGCGAGGCCGGCCCCGCGCTCGCGCCCCATCTTGAGCTCCTCGGCCAAGTCGACGACGGAATGAAGGCTCGCGCCTTGCGCAGCGTCGACGTCTACTGCGCGCCGAACACCGGCGGCGAGAGCTTCGGCATGATCCTCACCGAAGCCATGGCGGCCGGAACCCCAGTGCTGGCCAGCAACCTCGACTCCTTCCGCCGCGTACTCGACGACGGTCGCGCGGGCGTCCTCGCCGAAACAGGCGACCCGGTCGCACTCGCTTCGGCATTGCGCGAGCTCCTCGAAGACCCGGCGCGCCGCCTGTCGCTGGCCGCGGCGGCGGGGGAGCGCGTCGCGATCTTCGACTGGTCCGTGGTCGCCACCCAGGTATTGCGCGTCTACGAGACCGCGGTCGCGGCCGACCCGCGCCACGTGAGTGAGAGTGAGCGGGAGTTCTCGTGA
- a CDS encoding NUDIX hydrolase yields MTWLIALIVAILVLGGLFLVATANRLDRLHVRLDAGWLALDAALARRAVVARTVASLNGFPGLHALAERAEAAPRAEREFEENDLTLRLAEIDRGGLPVALADELTDAEHRVVIARRMYNDAVRDTLALRRRRKVRYFKLAGTAPHPVYFEIAEPDV; encoded by the coding sequence GTGACCTGGCTGATCGCGCTCATCGTGGCGATTCTCGTGCTCGGCGGCCTGTTCCTGGTCGCGACGGCCAACCGCCTCGACCGCCTCCACGTCCGCCTCGACGCAGGCTGGCTCGCCCTCGACGCCGCACTCGCCCGCCGCGCGGTCGTCGCCCGGACTGTCGCTTCGTTGAACGGCTTCCCCGGTCTGCACGCGCTGGCCGAGCGCGCCGAAGCCGCCCCGCGGGCGGAACGCGAGTTCGAGGAGAACGACCTCACGCTGCGCTTGGCGGAGATCGACCGTGGCGGGCTGCCTGTCGCATTGGCCGACGAGCTGACCGATGCCGAACACCGGGTTGTCATCGCGCGTCGTATGTACAACGACGCTGTCCGGGACACGCTCGCGTTGCGCCGGCGTCGGAAGGTCCGGTATTTCAAGCTGGCGGGCACGGCGCCGCACCCGGTCTACTTCGAGATCGCCGAACCCGACGTCTAA
- a CDS encoding XdhC family protein, with protein sequence MADSSCEVAHGNAAPSVEQRTLVAVFASPVARFLLAYGRDLGYRPVLFEPDPDRSFPEDVEVFSKAPEVDDTADIVVTDHHRPELGTVLRDVLAGPSRWIGVLGNPRHPGPHVEALTALGVPTSDIARVHRPVGLNIGSRTPPEIAIATLAGLIADRNARPGGFSF encoded by the coding sequence ATGGCCGATTCCTCTTGCGAAGTAGCACACGGCAATGCCGCCCCCTCGGTGGAGCAGCGAACACTGGTCGCCGTCTTCGCCTCGCCGGTCGCGCGTTTCCTGCTGGCGTACGGCCGTGATCTGGGCTACCGCCCGGTGCTCTTCGAGCCCGATCCTGACCGCTCATTCCCTGAGGACGTCGAAGTCTTCTCGAAAGCTCCCGAAGTCGATGACACCGCCGACATCGTGGTGACCGACCATCACCGCCCCGAGCTGGGTACCGTGCTGCGCGACGTACTCGCGGGGCCGTCTCGTTGGATCGGCGTGCTCGGCAATCCGCGCCACCCCGGGCCGCACGTCGAGGCCCTCACCGCGCTGGGCGTTCCCACCTCGGACATCGCCAGGGTGCACCGGCCGGTCGGCCTGAACATCGGCTCGCGCACGCCGCCTGAAATCGCCATCGCGACACTGGCGGGGCTCATCGCCGACCGCAACGCCCGCCCTGGAGGCTTCTCATTCTGA